TCGGCTGCAAATTCGTCATCCCCCTCCACTCCACTTAGAGCCTGTTCAGCCACCCAGCTCggaagggagagaagaggggaggaggaactCTGTCAGATAAGCTGTCCAGTGGATCCTGGCTGGTAAACTCATGACGCCTTAAGGATGTGAAGTTCTGGAGAGTTTTCCTCCCAGAAGAAACATtgtgtatttaaaaagaaaaaatagaataatcataaaatgaaacaaaaacaacaaaaaagaaacgAATGTTCctgcaaagctgttttcttgTGCCATGGGATGAAGGAACATGCAGGAAGATGGTGTCTGACCCCGGCAAAGGTGGCTGCTGTTGCCCAGGCCCAGCCGGGAGATGGTACAAATAAGGGTGATTTGGTGCTTTGAGATGTGTTCTGGTCCTTCTGGTTGGATATTCACAGCAAGGACATCCTGATGGGAACAGTACCCCTCGATTGTGTAGAAATCCCTTCTGTTGAGGGAGaacctgttttggttttgatattCTTTTTGACTTCCCCTCCCATTTTGTGTTCCAGAAGGCAGTTGTTGCTTTCTCTCCCTCCGTCTCCAGGCTCTGACAGAGAGCATTCCCTCTTCAGAAAGCTTGTGTCAGGAGCCAGAGGCTCCACACATGTTCTGGGAACACTGATTTTGTCAGCTAGGCCTTATATACAGTTGGCTTTTCTTTGTTCACTTTGTGGGTGAAACCCAGGTCTGTGGGCTTGAGGCATGGTAtggaaaagaacttttccaGGATGGCTGTGGGGTGtggatttgtttcttttattctttcttctttctggcACAGTGAGTGGCTGAACCAGGGAAAGGAGAGTGAAGCAGGGCAGTGTTGCTCTGGGTCTGTTGCACAGTGTATGGTGCAGGTGATGTTTTGGGTAAGTTTCCTCTGTGCTTCCAGTATCCCTCCTGCATTTGGTAGGGCTTGGGAACTAGCCCATAGATCCGTTCATTCCCTTTGGAATCAAAGGCTTCATAcgtgctgggtttgtgggtgtgtctgtgctgggagccagCCTGAGGAAGGCGATGGTGTGGTGAGAGCTGCTGCACTCCAGGAGGGGCATGGCAGGGAGTTCTAGGCTGAATTTCCATAGGGAATCTGTTTTGGTGCTGCATGGTCTTCTCATGCACTGCCAGGAAGCACTGGGTTATCATTCCCTCTGTTCTTCATGCTGGCCCACTGGAGCCTTGGTcagtgcctggagcagggaTGAGCTGAGGAGCCATCAGCTAGCTGGCTTTGGGAATCAGATTAGGAATGTATCATGCTGGCATCTAGTGTGCCCCCTGAGGGCTTTGTGCCTGCAGGCTgagccagggaagggctggagatgCAGAAGGTGCTACAAGGCCAAGCTGTTCCTTTGGAGGAACCAGGCTGATGCTGTGTGGGCAGTGCTtgaagctctgctgctcttctcaTACTGTATGTGTTCCCAGGACTCCTGCAAGCGCCTAAACCTTGCACAGaccctgctctggcacctgggGGAGCTTCAGACCAGGCCTTTGTCCAGGGGGCTGGATCCCTGCAGTCTGAAGCACAGAGGTTTGTGGGTTCAGTCCCACTCACCAAACCTGCAGACCCTGCTCTGAGCGGAGGAGCGTGTCAGACactcctctttccctttcctctgcttAGAACAAAGACAAGGGGTatcagaggaggagggaagagccTTCCCTACTTGGAAAGAAGCAATTAATGAATATAGTCTGGAAGTGTGGAGTACCTGGAAGGACCCAGGAGGCTGCTGAGCGCTGGGCTCACCCTGCAGCCTCCGAGGTCTCTGCCGCTGCACCTCACCATATCTACCTCAGCAGGACCAAGGGCTCTGCCCTTGCTGGCTGGAGCCCTGGTTCCCCTCAGCTGCTTTTGGAGGGGCTCAgtgacttggcagtgctgggatagGGATAGCTCTGCCCTCGAGCTGTTCCTCTCCCATGGACAGGGCAAAGCCGGAGCATCTATAGTGGCATTTACTGAGCTGTGGTTCTGACTGGGATGGGACAGCAGTGTGGTGATTTACAATACAAACACAAGGTTCCCTCTCTGTCTTGGTTTTTTACTGTTTTTGCTTCCTCGGATCTTTatctgggagcagcagtgggtCAAAGAGGTTGCTGTAGTTGGTGTTAGCTATAGTCTCCTTCATTTCACTCTCTTTGCTCAAGACACTCGGTAAGAGGCTTTGCTTGTTCActttctgctttctgcaggtttttcttGCCCTTTCTGGGCAAACCCTGTCTGGGGTTTGGCTGTTGTACTGTAGCTTGTACACACAGAGCAGTAACAGGCCACTGGCTGAAGTTAACCTGCCTGGAAGGCACTGAAGCTGGTAAAATGCAGGGATTGAGTTCTGGGAAGCACTGAGGCCCTGCATGTTGTCAACCTTGCAGTGGATCCCcatgtttaaacaaaaaataaagtgaacAGTGTTGCACAGTAGGAGGGCACAGACCCTCATGAAAGGAAAGGGATTCCCAGTCCTGATCAGTGCAGTGttcagggcacagcaggcagctctgggctgtgttaTATGTCACAGCGTGCTCACTTTCTGGTAGATTTGGGTATTTGGCTGTTTGAGGAAGTACTGGCTTCCCACACCTGAAACACATCCTATGTGAGGTGTGAGCTCCCCTGGAGCCTTTGAAGACCCTTCTTCTCCCCTATCTCCCACCTTGCCAGAGTGATTCAAAGAACAGAACACTTTCTTTAGCTGTGTTTGGGATAGTTTCTATTCCCAACCTGACCCATCATCATAGGAACTGCCCCAGAGTGCTGCTCTGGTCACAGACACATGAAGATCactgtgctgtggcactgcttgaTATTCCATTTGTGACCTAATGTTTGTAATGACCAGTTTCTGCCACTACGGGGGATGCCCTGAAATAAAGTGCAACTATTCATGCATGTGTGCTAGTGTGTGCAGCTATTTATTGGTCTGCTGTGAGTTTACAGCCTTACTCACCCTCAACCATTCCACTTCATTTTTTGccatctccctcctcctctgcagaaaaggcagagctgggagcaaaTACAACTCTACATCTGCCAACAAGGGAAGTATCAAACAATAagaaacactttattttaactttacaACATATAAATAGACAAATCTGTGCTTTCCGATGGagctttccttccctctctgctcctcagggtCCTTgtggcagtgccccagcccctctggacTCGGGGAGaagaggggggcagagctgcagagccagaCTGAGCCGTGGTACAGAGCCCAGCCGTCATCTGCTCAGGTCCCGGCTGGTGCCCCGCCCACACAGCATCCTCTCCTCTGCAGAGAGGCCAGCAAAGAAGGGATGCAGGAGGGCTTCTGAGAACGTGATCCTCTGCGAAGGGTCAAACTCCAACATCCTCCTCATCAGGTCAAAGAGCTGGGCGTGCTCCAGGGAGTCGTGCAGCATGTATGTCTGAAAGGGAAGGGTGGGGGTACAGAGAGGGACTCAACCCAGGCCCTGAGGCAATGGCTGTCTCCCATCCCTCCACTTCCCTGATACTCATCCTGCCTCAGCCAGACCAGTAGGACTGGAGATCCGTAAAAACCAGTTAGCACACGTAGTTCCCAACCCCAAACGCTCCACCCTGACCTGGGGAAGGGAGCAGCACCTACCCGTAGGGGCTTGCAGTTCTCTTGGACATATCTCCCATCCGATGTGTTCTCATCCCATACCAGGCTGCCATTGTGGAAGTATTTTTGCTTCCTGCCAAGGGAGGGTGGCAGTCAGTGAGGCAGGGTATGTCCCACGGTTATACCATCCAGGGGAGGACAGAGAATTGCTGTCCTGAGCCCTGAGCTGAGGTCAGAGAAAGGTTCTTACCGAGTTTTGTGGACCATGTGAGATGGAAGTGGCCCAAGGATTTTCTCCATCATCACAAGATGCTCACGATTCTCATGAGTCTGCAAAGGAACAGAGCAGTGGTGGGTTAACTCAGAGCTTGGAGAGCTGATGACAAAAAGTCTGTCACCTATAGCAGTACAGGGGAGGAAGAGACAAGCCTCCATCAGGAATGCTACAGGTCCTGTCTACCTCGTCCTCTTGACTTTCCCTTTCTTCAGGGAATAGAAATGACCTGAACCCAGAAGTGATCCAAACCCTGTCCCTTTCAGTAAGACACAAATCCTCAAAGTATCAGTTTTCCTGGGCTCAttttcacactcagcttctgaTTTTTAGTGCCTGATCTGCATTTCCCTGCCCTTCACTTAAGTCTGAGCCATTCTGGACATTAAGGATTCTTATGGAACAAGAATCCTACCTGGAAGAGCGTGAAACCACGGTAATACTCAAACAGAATGCAGCCAGTGCTCCAGACATCacatggctgtgcccagcccagctctgcaaagaaaatcaaattagCTGTGTACTCTCAACAAACCCCACCAGGCTTCCACTACCTCCTGTTTGGAGCCACAGAGATTAGACCGAGACAGACCTAGAAGTTATCTATCCAAAGTTTGAAGGGCTCCTCATCCTGAGACAACTCTTGCACTCTGCCCCCCTGAgactccccaaaccccagcagttcTCACCCAGAATCACTTCTGGGGGACGGTAGTGCCGGGTAGCCACGATCGTGGTGTGGTGCTCGTGATCAAAGGTGGCACTTCCAAAGTCTGCCACGCGGATGCTCGTGTTCCGGATGGACTTCTCCTCACAGCTCTGCAAGTCAAACAGAAGGCAGGATCAGGCTTTGAGAGGGACCCTCTGCCCCTGTAACTGCCATGTCTGCACCACTCAGAGGGATTTTAACTGCGAAGCTCTGAGCTCTCTACATCTCAGAGCAGTGTAAGGAAAACCACTGAACGCTCCACTCCAGGGACTGGAGCCACTGAGGGAGCCAGAAGGCTTTTAGAAGACACAAAAGGCCTGACTTCCAATTTGTTCCCACTAAAAAGGCTTTTAGAGCCTGTATGGAGCAGGGAAGATCCAATTTCTgtagagagggagagagaggctCTTCCTGGTGCATTCACTGCTCCTTTGGACATAACTCACCTTATTCTCATTGTAGAGAGTGTCAAAATCTGAGTTGACAAACAAGATGTTTTCTGGCTTGAGGTCAGTGTGAGTCAGCTGGTTGTCATGCAGAACTGCAGAGGGGAAagaggacagagagaaaaatgtctGTAAGAAGCAGAGAGAAGCCCCCCACAGCTTTGCCCATCCAAGTGCCaaggcagctcctccagctccctcctAGCCTGTTTTGGGGAGCAAAGCTGGCCCTGGGTGACTTACATCTCAGGGCATGGCAGAGCTGGTAGGCCATGTGCCGGATCTGAGGGAGAGGATATGGCTGGAAGTTGTTCTCCTTCAGGAACTCGAATGTGTTCTTGCCCAGCAGCTCAAAGGCAATGCACATGTGGCCGTGGAAGTTGAACCAGTCcgacatcaggacacacaagCTGTGCAGGGAGAGAGACAAGGATTAACCATCTGttacagtttcaaaatctttcatggaacTTTTTGTCCCTTGCCAACACAGCATTTTGAGGGCTGGGAAGCCAGAAGGAGGTGGTCTGTAGGAGCTCAGTTTTTTCACTACCTGtaggggctgagctggggacaGTCCCCAGCTAACTGTCTAAAGCCTAAACAAGAGCAGCcaatagctttgcattccaaacTGACAGCTGGGGGAGAGGATTTAAGGGGAGGTCAAAAAACTTGGCTGGAgtttttacttttgcttttgttCCTCCCCGCTCAGGAGGTGGTGAGAGAAAGGTTCCCCtgcattcacttttttttccagcaccCACACACTTCTGGCCTGGGCTTGGGTGCTCAGTTGTGGCCTTGCTGGGCTTGCAGCGCCTCCAGAAGAGTTCCCAGCTTGCCCCTCAACTCCAAAAATCCTGGATTATTTCCCTTGAGGACAGCCACCACTGCCTGGATTTGCCCTGGACTCATCAGGGGACCTGTGCTGTCTGCAGAGGAGCTTCCAGCCTTCCCAGCGCCTCAAGGACGGTGAGAGGTCCCTGCGCTGCCCACGGGGAGGgttccagcccctctctgtgccgCGTTCCCGCTGGGCTTTGGCAGCAGCACCGCGCGCtcaggggcagctgctgcccggCCGGAGCGACCCCTGCTGTTCGTGACTGGAACTGCGCCCAAGGGCAGAACTACAGCACCTGACTgacagtttgggggttttttatacatatgtgtgtgtgtgtgtgtgtgtgtgtatatatttctttacaaatatatagatatattagtaacagttctttactaatatatatatattagtaaagaactgttattTCCCTCTTCTACATTTTTGCGTGAAGTCTCTTAGTTTTGAAATAATAACTTGGAGGGAggagttttccttctttctaccCCAGGAAGGCTCCCGCCCCCCTTAGCAGACGTTTTGTCTTGTTAAACAGACACCACCCTTTAGGGGTCCACAGAACAGTCATTCTCGCTGTTCCTGCCCACTTCAGAAATGGCTGATGAGCAAAGCTCCAAGCCAGGTGACTGAGGAGCACAGCAATCCAGAGAGACACCTCCTCCCTGCTAAGTCACCTTCAGACAGAGCTCCCCAGTTCCAATGGGACAAGTCAGCAGAGGAATGTGACCAGTTTCCCCCCTCACCACAGGAGGCACTTCCTGAGCCCCATCTTTCTTTGGATATCTTCTGTGCAAGGATGTGGTACTGACTGGCCAGGAGTTTTGTAGGAACTTACAATTTGTTCTCCTTGTCcttctctttgatttttttcaggacGTTGatttccagcctggctgcttCTCGGTACTTTCCAACGTTTTTTATGATTTTCAGTGCTACCTGTGATTTGCCTCTGTAAGGGAAGAAACACAAGGATGGAATCAGAGGAAAAACCTGTGCCCACATGTCCTCAGTCCACAGGGAGAGGACACATCCCAGTTTGTGTCATTTGTCCTAACAAAGCTCCACCAAACATTTATGCTGCTTGGCAGTAGTTAACTTGAAGGAAAAGGTTTTATTGCTGGGTAATGCTCCAGAGATATTCCTGACAGAGCAGTCCCCAAAGTCACTGCAACTccagcagccacctccctgctccaacCATGCCAGAGATTCCCATGGAGGTGGGAGAGCCCAGGGGCTCCTACAACAAGCTGACCCCCAGGGCTCAGAGCCAGACAAAAGGTCACAATGGGACAAGGGTCAAATGTAACCACAGAGGAGGTTAAAAAGATACAACAGAGATGTGCCCTGGCAGATTAAAAGGTTGCTGGGCCCACCTCTCAGCTGGAGCTCACTGCAGCAGAACAACCTTGAACAGCTGGAGCCCAGGGCattagactggatattaggaaaaattttcttccccctgagggtggttgggcactggaatgggctccccagggcaggggtcaTGGCCCCAAGCCTGACCTCAAGGAGCATTCGGGCAatgctctcagggacatggtgggattgttggggtcGTCCTGTGtggggccaggagttggacttgatgatccatGTGGGTCCTTtctaactcaggatattctaggATTCTGTTCTATGAACCGGTGCCATTGAACAAACCCACCCTGCTTCACTTAAGTCATCAGCCTACAGATTCAGGGGGCTGAGGTATGAGCCCTTCCACTTGCTCTAAGAAACAATTTCTGCTGTAGCAACACATGCAGGTGACAAATTTGATGCCATAGAGCCCAGGTAAAACTGGTGCACTTGGGACACCCTGGGCTTGATTCACAAGGGACAGACAAGTTACCTGGGAGAGAAAGATGCTCACCTGGCATGGTCCACACACTCTACCACTTTGCCAAAAGTGCCTTCACCGAGGCTGCCGACAATCTCATCTAGGAGAGAAAACAGGAGCAGGTGTGAACTTTGGGGGCTTGGCAAGAGCAGAGCTCCTGCAATTTCACAGCAATAAAACgtcaaagcaaatgaaaaaatgtcTCTCACTGCTACACTCTTTAAACTCAAGTGTCTATGCTCTGCCTCAGGCAAGTTACTGTCAGTAAATAAAACACTAGAGACCCCTCCAGTACAATAAGAGAGATCTGGTCTAACACGGGGATAAAAGTAGAGAGGTAAAGTTTTACGAAAGGTGGCTGTACATCGCTCTTGAAGCCAATCGCCGATCCTGCACACCAGGTGACCTTCCTTGTCATCTTCCACGCTCCTGCTGCGCTTACTGCTCTGTTGGCTTCTCTGCACACACCGCCCCCCGAGACGGCATTTTGTGTGGTCATTCAAAGGTGGAGAGACGACGGTGCGTCGGTGGTTGGATTTTCCAGATCCCAGCATTTCATAAGGCACACAGCATATATAACGATAGGGATATTGCAAGGGACACGTCAAGACACAAACTaacttcaaaacagaaaagtcaTCAACAGCTACAGGTATGTAAAGAAAACTCTCTTGTTAGCTACGGCCTGTGGTGCCACTGCCACCTCTCGGGCAGGGAAATGCCCCCCTCTtctgggaagggaagcagcagctgggaagcTCCAGTGTGAAGGTGGCTTGGCGTGGCACCACCATTCCCCACAGAGGAGGagctccctctgcagcactggaggATGCTGCCAGAGGCACGAGGAGAaggagggctttgccagcagAACGTCATTTCTCCGCTGGCAAGCATGACGAGTGCTCAGTTTGGACAGGCTGCCCAGTAGAAGCCAGAGTAGCAGTTACCCCTCTGTGTATCCTGCTCTTTGTACCTCGATTAATCCATCTCCAGCTCCCCAGACCAGtgtcctgctccagctgtgaaTCAGCCCTTCCCATCCTCACAGAACCAACTACCACATTGATCCTAAATCCACGTGCCCAACTGGCTGCACACAGACCTGGTGGGGCATGTCAGCCTTGGGGTGCCAATTTAAACTGGGAAAACTGTAAGGACAAGACAGGTAAATAAATCCCTGAGGAACACTTCAGGCAAGGTCCAAGGTCACAATCACCCCCTGCTACTGCAAGCTTCTACTGGAAAACCAGCCAAACATTCCTACAAGGACCCAGGGTCCATGAAATGAGCTGCCCTAATTCCTCATCTTGTCCTAGTCAGCCTTAAAAATAGTAACAATCTCTACAGCCAAAGACATTAATGAAAACCTCGACATTTCCATGCCCGAGTTCCTAGTGGGCTTCTCTTCTGTGCCACTTGGCCCCAGAGCTGGTTCAAAATAATGAGCTAGGATCAAAACTCCCCAAAAAATCAGCTGAAATGGAGGAGAAGGTAGAGAGGACAGCTGGGATAGCTGTGAGGCTTCAGAGGAGTGCACACGCGCCAGCCCAAACCTGCACATTGTCACCACTGTGCACACCCCACGCTGCAGGGTGTCCATCACAGCCCTGGCTCTCtctaaaactaaaattaaaaattcgACAGGAAAGAAATAAGGAGGAGTTCAGGAGTTCCCAGCCATGCAGATTATCCCACTGCCAGGATCAGACTGTCATTTAGTTGCGGTAACATTTAAAGTGAGAAGTGGAGAAGAGTGGGTGACGCACTTGGTCTGATACCTCACACCACTTCCAGGGTATTCCTGGGAGCAGCCTCCCTCCACCCAGCTCCAAATATTCCCTGATAATCCTTGGAAGGAATGCCACATTTCAGGGTAAAGTTTGCAAAGAAGCTGAAATCCAAAGAGAAACAGTGGAAGAGGACATGTGTGTATCCTCAGAAGGTGGGAGCCTCTGAGTACTGACTAGAGACCAACCCAGAAGGGAATCCTGGCACAAAGCCAAACCAAGGAACACTGTGTATCAAACCCccctgagaagcagcagctgtagGCAGGAGCAAAGCCCTGGTCATGGATAAACCCAAGCAATACCGatccctgggagcagggctggcctgCAGCCAAGGCTCGCCCCTGTCAGCCCATCACGTGGGTGCCATTGGAAGCTCTCTCTGATCCCCTCTCTGGCTGGAAAGAACACAGCTTAGTTCCCTCATATATTAAGGTTACAGGGGTTGGACTAGTAAAAATCAATAGCTATGAATGTTTCCCGCTTAGCACGACACAGATTTGGGACTTTACAATTCCAcggaatgaaaacaaacacagaaacaggaTTCGAGGTACTCACCCAGAGTGTTCAGAGCTGAAAGGAGGCAAGTACAGTTAAACCCTGACCATTCCTGAGCCCATTCTGGATGTTACTCACCGAGGAGGTACTGCTACAAGACCTGCTCCTGCGTTTCCGGCAGTGGTGCTGGTATCTCTTGGGCCGGTGCTGATCCCTGCCCCTGGATCGCCGCCAGGTCCGTGGGCGTGTCGAGTAATAATCCTCCTCGAACAACGGGCTTCGTTCTTCGAACCGGTAGGTATCGCTGTCCCGCCGGCACCTCCTGTGGTAAGGCATCCTCTCAGGGCTGCAGCACAAACAACAACACTGTTACACGCCTGGAAGGCTGAGTCCTGCTGAAACTAactcacagaatatcctgaggtggaaggaacccacaaggatcatcaagtgcaactcctggccctgcacagcacaccCTAAGAGTTCCTcccattgtccaaatgctccttgaggtctggcaggcttggggccgtgaccactgccctggggagcctcttccagtgcccaaccatccTCTGGAGGAAGAGGCTTTCCCTACAATCCAACCAAACTCCTCCGACACAGCTCCCTGCCATTCCCCCTCGGGTCCTCTCACTcggtcaccacagagaagtcctcctgctcctgctcccactcCCTGCGGTAGGAACTGCAAACCCTCTGCTGTGCCTCAAATGTTGACCACTAAGGAGGTTTGTGAGAGAAAACAGAGTGGCATTCCCACATTTCAGCAAGGGGAAAACCACCCTCTGAGAGCTCCATCTGAGCTGCCTACCTTGTGTACTTGCCTACCTTGCTACAAGGCATGTTGTGGACTCCCATGCCCCAAAGCGTTGaaggtcaggctggaaggaacttggagcaacctgggctagtgaaaggtgtccctgcccatggcatggggtggAACTTGATGAGCTTTAAGCTCCCtttaacccaaaccattctgggattctatgattcgACCTCACCTGAGCCACCTCTGCCACCACACACAAGTGTTTGTCATCGTTCCTCCTCCCTCAGGAAGGTCTCTCATTAGTTCTTAAATAAACAAGAACCAAATCCAGCAGTGGGGCTCCAGTTGTCACCCCAGGGAGGGGACTGGAGGTCCCAAAACACCAAGTCCTTGGTGAGTGCACAAAGACATCAGCTCCACAGATCATTAGAAAGAGccagaaagaaaatttcctCTCCATAGTGTAGCCAACCTTCTGCCCCTCTAGCAACAACCTCCCAGCATGTAAGGAAGACTTTTGGCCAAGCTCATCTCTGCATCAGAAATGATGCAGAAAGGGCCTCAAGTCCTCAGACAAAGCTCACCTGTTTGAGTATTTACATACAAGCATCACACACAAGGTTTTGGCTACCACGTGGGCACATCAGTGATAAGAGCAGCCCTTCCTGCTTCTGCCCCCCAAAGCACGACTGCCCCTTCTCCACCCCAGATGGTCTAACACACCAGATCTCACTTTGAGTCATGTTTCACAACTCATTGAGAAAGAGGCTGTTTTAGGTAGAAGATGTTGTAACTCTGAAATAAAAGTAGTGCACTGGCTTCCCAAAATAATCCTGGGCATGTGCCAGGCCAGGTCAATGCTGCAACCCTGCAATGGCATTGCTAACCAAGACCTTCAGCCTGGAAACTGGAATTTTTGCTGTTTGCACCTCTGCCTTGTCAACAATCAGCTCCCCTCACTGACAGCTTAACAGGACACAGGTTTGAGTGTGGGGGTTCAGCTCAGCATGGACCCAGAGTAGAATTCCAGACTCTGCCAAGGCAGTGGCAGCTCTCAGTCATTGCTAAAGTacccaaaacacaaaccctgcagctctgctccaacTTCAGCCTAGAAACACCTTGGTGAAACTTCACAGCATGCTTTGGACATAcacaggaagcagaaaaacaacatGAAGGACTCAAAACCAGAGAAGACCTGAAAAGCTGAGACTGAAACTAAGGGATAAGACTGTTTTCACCTGTTTTCATCCCAATCTCCCCCAAATTACTcatcaaatggaaaaaatggaaaagccCATTGCATGACCCAGCTGTGTTTCACAATCTGCTCCTTTCAAGTAAACAAAAGCCAGGCTGAGGAGAGTGAGTGATCTAGAGAACATTTAAAGGCGAGCTCAGCTCCAACCTGGCTGCACCTGCCCAGTCCAACCAGTGGAACCACAGCACCCCCAGTACCAACAGTCTATTCTGGCTGCACATTTTGACATGGCTCCGGCCTCTATTCCAGAACTCTCCTCCTATCCAGAGGCCTTATCCTACTTCCAGCACCTAATTGTCTCTGTGGAAACGCTGAACAAA
The nucleotide sequence above comes from Pithys albifrons albifrons isolate INPA30051 chromosome 13, PitAlb_v1, whole genome shotgun sequence. Encoded proteins:
- the CLK3 gene encoding dual specificity protein kinase CLK3, whose protein sequence is MHHCRRFRSPEQEAELGHRWKRRRSRSREYEPRLRCLPRRDLPRRSRSRSPERMPYHRRCRRDSDTYRFEERSPLFEEDYYSTRPRTWRRSRGRDQHRPKRYQHHCRKRRSRSCSSTSSRSQQSSKRSRSVEDDKEGHLVCRIGDWLQERYEIVGSLGEGTFGKVVECVDHARGKSQVALKIIKNVGKYREAARLEINVLKKIKEKDKENKFLCVLMSDWFNFHGHMCIAFELLGKNTFEFLKENNFQPYPLPQIRHMAYQLCHALRFLHDNQLTHTDLKPENILFVNSDFDTLYNENKSCEEKSIRNTSIRVADFGSATFDHEHHTTIVATRHYRPPEVILELGWAQPCDVWSTGCILFEYYRGFTLFQTHENREHLVMMEKILGPLPSHMVHKTRKQKYFHNGSLVWDENTSDGRYVQENCKPLRTYMLHDSLEHAQLFDLMRRMLEFDPSQRITFSEALLHPFFAGLSAEERMLCGRGTSRDLSR